TGGTATTAATCATGATATTTATTTACTTTCGTTACATAAATCATCAACCAAATCGCGTTGTCTAAGCTAATTTATTTCACTCTGAAAGAATGTAGTGTAACCGTTAATCTCTGTAGATTCGACCCCTATTATTTGGTTTCCTGTGCACTTGTAATAGATTTATACAGTTTTAAAACCTGAGATGAAATTTTTTGTATCAGTTTGGTTCGTACTTTGGTTTACGGATTTTATGCACAAGCATACTTTAAATAAAGAAAAAAATGAGATTATATATACTGAAAAATTATTCAGCGCTTTAGAAAATGCGGTTCAAAATCTAGTTAACTGTTAAGCTTGTAGGAAGTTAAACTAATCAAATCACTACATATGGGCACTCGTAGTAAATAATAATGAATAATCGAGTGTTGATTAAGTGTAGTTAAATGGTCAACTATTTTTTTCCAGAATGTATGGGAAATTTAATTGGGTCATATTAGAAAATTGAATGAAACATTTTTTAAAAAAATTGAATGAAACATGCATGTCCTTTCTATGTGTCAAATGATAGAACATCTCTTTATACTCAAGTTTATGTGGGAAGTTAACAGTTTTTTGTCTCCCAGCCACAGCCACTCCCAGTACCATTATCGAGTTGCTTAGCAAAATAAGGTTAGGAATTTAAAATAGGGTACCTGCAATGTCGTTCATACCCAAACCTAAGAGATAAGACTGTTTGGGTCAAAAACGGTAATCTGGAAATCAACGCCCAGGATTGCTAAGCTATTTTCAAAGAAACTTGATTCGAAATAACTTCGGAAAAAACTTAAGGGATAAACTTTGGAGTACAAGAGGTTACGAACATCACGGAAAAACCGAGACCATCCTAGTCTCGTCGGTAAAAATATAATAAATGCCAGAACGAGTCTCGTAGGGCGGTACAAATCATATCCGAATCTGAAGTGTTAATTAGCTGAACTCGAAGCCGAAAACAGAAAACAAATTTAAAAAATGCAAAACCGATCCGAATGTCAAAATTAATCACATATAAAAATATTTGAGACATAAATATGTACTTCAAATATTCAGTCCTATATTTATTTTGAAATCATATGTAAAAATAAGTATTTAATTTTTAAATAAGTACCTTAAAAATCCAACTCTATATAAATAAGTATTTATTTTTACGTTTTGCTTTTCAATTTTGGATTTGACTTCAGATACATCCGAAGCAATCCAATTTAACCTGAAACCGAATGATATATGGTTATTTTATTAGTTTTAGGATGTGATACAAATTAGAACAAAAACCGATATGTTATATTCGAACTCGATCCGTACTTACAAATTTACCAGAATGAGATGTAGGATGTGATGTAAATTAGAACCGAAATTCAAAGTACCAACCCGTCTTATATTAATTTTATTTATAGTTTAAAGCTATAAATAATAATATGAATTTATTATTAATTTTTTTATTTGAGAAAATTTATTTTGTGATAATATAAATTAATATATGTCCTTCGACATGTTTCATACTTTATAAATATTTATATGTTTATTAAATAACCCGTAAAAACTGTAATAGTAAAACTTACTTATATTTCTATGTACCATATAATCAAATAATACTAATATAAACAAAATTTAGTATCGCATTTTTATCACATTCAATATATTAAATATATTTTAATAACTAATTAAAATATGTATATTAAAATATAAAATTTCCATTATTTTAAATATCTTACTTTATTATTTTATTTTAATAAATTGGAATATGTCAACATTAATAAATATATTTCATTCTGTATATGTACTTATTTTATTTTTATATTTATAAAATAGTCAAAAAGTATATGAATTTCTTTTATATTTATTGATTGTTGTAGTAACTTAATTATGAATATAAGTTATGTATATATAAATATTATAGAAATGTTATTTCTTATTCTATAAATCAAAAAAAGAATTAATATTAATTTATAGTAAAATAGCTAATATTAATTACGAATTTTTATTATTTAAAAATAATGCTAGAAAATATATATTTATATTTTAAATAAAAATAAAAATATTATAAAAATATAATCTTTGAAAAGATATTTAAGAAAATATTTTTGAGATCTCACTTTTTAAAATATTTAAATAATATGTTAAGTTAATATGTATGCTTAATAATAAATAAATTAGTTGTAGACAAATAATACGAATGTAAATAAATTTAATGGTCCAACTTAGATTATTTGTAAATAAATTTTTATTGCTTCTGTTTTAATAGTATAGAAAAGTATCTGAACTTTCTTTTCAAATAATTATGAAAAGATCTTATAACAAGTATAGTCAAACTTCTATTTTTGTTAATTCACTGTATCAAGACCGTAAAACAAATAGTATAAATATTATTAAAAATTCTCAAGCATTGCTATAGTATAGAAAAGTATCTTAACCTCCTTTTCAAATAATTATGAAAAAATCTTATAAAAATATAGTCAAACTTCTATTTTTGTTAATTCACTGTATCAAGACCGTAAAACAAATAGTATAAATATCACTAAAAACTCTTAAGCATCATCAAGCGAATTGTTAGTTCCGCAATGAAGCTTATGTTGCTACTGCTTGCCTTCTGCTGCCTTTCTCTATCAAGTTGTTCCCCTTCTTGTCCTCTGATTTTCATAAATTATTATTGTTGTTATGTTTAATTGAATCTCCTATAAGGTTTCTCTATCAATATATATTTTTAATGCTTATACGTAGTAAGAACTTTTGAATCTCTTATTATTAACGAAAAAAAATAATTAATATAACATAATTTTGTATGAAATTTTTTTGCAGGGTGTGAAGAAAAGAACGTACCATATGATTACTCGGCAACGATAGAGGTAAGCAATTATGTGTTCTTTCAGACATGTTCATTATAAAGTTCTGTTTTTGATTATCTTTTTGTCCTGGTGCAGTGTCTAGGGAACCCTAATAAGCCACAGTACAATGGAGGGATCATCGTTAACCCTGACTTACAAAATGGTTCTCAGGGATGGTCACAAATGGGAAACACCAAAGTCGATTTCACAGAATTTGGAGGCAATAAGTTTGTTATTGCACGAGGGAGGAATCAATCTTATGATAGCGTCTCACAAAAGGTTTATTTGGAAAAGGGACTTCTCTACACTTTCTCTGGTAGATAAAATTTCGAATTTGTGTTTCTTGGCTCACATTCTTTAGAAAGCATTGTGCCAAGTGTCGTCTAACGTGTGTTTATGTAACTTGTAGCTTGGTTACAAGTAAGTCAAGGGAATTCTCCTGTGAGAGCCGTTTTCAAGAAGAATGGTGAATATAAGCATGCCGGTTCAGTTATTGCTGAATCCAAATGCTGGTCCATGCTCAAAGGTGGTCTTACTGTTGATGAATCTGGTCCTGCCGATCTCTACTTTGAGGTATCTTCTTCATATACAAACATAGTAAATTAGTAATGGTCTAGATTGTTTGTCTAAGAAAACTACTACTTTTAATATATTCTTAAAAGGAAAGTTGCAACATGACACCAAAGTTTATTTTTAAAAAGGAAGAATTTTTTTGAAAAGTAATTTATGATTGAGGAATTTTTAGGATAACACTAAATTTTTTTTTATCATAAATATAACACACAAAAATCAAAATGACCATAATATTTAATTAAAAAGGTTAAACAACACTTATATCCCTAGGGTTAATTAATTTACACTTAAATGTTTAGATTTGAGGGCTGGAGTTTAGGTTTTTTTTTTAAAATATTATTCAAAATTTAAAATAATAATTTATTAAAAGTTTCAAAAATAATTTTAGGATTTCAAAAGAAATTTTTGAAAAAAATATATTCGAATTGAAAAAATATTTAGAATTAAAAATATTTTTTATTATTTATTTCAATATTTATTTATATTTATATATCTTAAAATAATGGTAGAAAGGTCTTTTATCTCTTTAATTAAACTTCTTTTTATCATTGTTTATTTTCAAAAAAGAATCAAAAACAAAAAAAAAGGTCATTTTTTTATTTATTTGCTCTTTTGGTCAAAAACACTTATTTTATGGTCTTTTGGGAGATTTGCTATGATTTATGGTTCTTTTCATTTTGAATGTGTAAAGGAAAACGTTACATTTAAGTGGAAACAGAGAAACTGACCAATGATGATTCTTATTGACTTATTGTCATGTGTAGAGCGAGGACACAACCGCTGAGATTTGGGTGGACAGCGTCTCGTTGCAACCATTTACACAAAAAGAGTGGAACTCTCACCACAAGCAGAGCATTAACATAACGAGGAAAGGAGCCGTGAGGATCAGAGCCGTAAACAGCGCCGGTGAGCCAGTACCAAACGCAACCATCTCCATCGTTCAAAACAGACTCGGGTTCCCATTCGGGTGCTCGGCAGGAAGTAACATACTTGGGAACCAAGCATTCCAAGACTGGTTCACTAAGAGATTCACCGTGACAGCTTTCGAGAATGAGATGAAATGGTACAGCACGGAAGTTGTAAGAGGCAAAGAGGATTACTCAACCGCAGACGCGATGGTAAGATTATTCAAGCAGCATGGGATCGCTATTCGTGGCCACCATATTATATTAGACGACCCTAAATATCAACTTAGTTGGGTGACGGCATTGAACGGACCCGATCTCTACAAAGCCGTGAAGAGAAGGGTTGACTCGGTGGTGTCAAGGTACAAAGGCCAGCTCGCTAGTTGGGACGTTGTGAATGAGAATCTTCATTTCTCATTCTTTGAGAACAAGATGGGCCCTAAAGCCTCCTATAACGTCTTTGAGCAGGCGCATGCTGTTGACCCAACGACTACAATGTTTATGAATGAATTCAATACGTTAGAGCAACCAGGGGATGGGGTGTCTAGTCCAGCAAGGTATTTACAGAAGCTTAGAGAGCTTCAATCTATTCGTGCCCCCGGAAACATTCCTTTAGGGATCGGTCTTGAGTCTCATTTTTTCAATACTCCTAACATTCCGTATATGAGATCAGCTCTTGACACTCTTGGTGCCACTGGTTTGCCTATTTGGCTCACTGAGGTCGACGTCGCAGCTCCTCCAAATGTTCAGGTAACTGAAATATATTTAAGGGTTATAAATATTTTAACGTTAATCTTAATAACAATATTTTTTTTTTTACAATTTGAAAAAATCTTGGGGGTAAATGTTTCATCCGTCTGTGCTTAGAATCGGCTCTGCTTTTACAAGGGCTACTGGAAATCCTGTCCCATGTTGTTCCGCTCTGTCTGATATCTGAGTTTCTTGCAGGCCAATTATTTCGAGCAGGTCCTTAG
The DNA window shown above is from Brassica oleracea var. oleracea cultivar TO1000 chromosome C3, BOL, whole genome shotgun sequence and carries:
- the LOC106333606 gene encoding endo-1,4-beta-xylanase A-like, with amino-acid sequence MKLMLLLLAFCCLSLSRCEEKNVPYDYSATIECLGNPNKPQYNGGIIVNPDLQNGSQGWSQMGNTKVDFTEFGGNKFVIARGRNQSYDSVSQKVYLEKGLLYTFSAWLQVSQGNSPVRAVFKKNGEYKHAGSVIAESKCWSMLKGGLTVDESGPADLYFESEDTTAEIWVDSVSLQPFTQKEWNSHHKQSINITRKGAVRIRAVNSAGEPVPNATISIVQNRLGFPFGCSAGSNILGNQAFQDWFTKRFTVTAFENEMKWYSTEVVRGKEDYSTADAMVRLFKQHGIAIRGHHIILDDPKYQLSWVTALNGPDLYKAVKRRVDSVVSRYKGQLASWDVVNENLHFSFFENKMGPKASYNVFEQAHAVDPTTTMFMNEFNTLEQPGDGVSSPARYLQKLRELQSIRAPGNIPLGIGLESHFFNTPNIPYMRSALDTLGATGLPIWLTEVDVAAPPNVQANYFEQVLREGHAHPKVTGMVTWSGYNPKGCFRMCLTDGNFRNLPTGDVVDKLLREWGGLRGKTTGLTDADGYFEASLFHGDYDLSIAHPLTNSTASHSFKLTSDDYHPSPTVVRV